From the genome of Thermococcus chitonophagus, one region includes:
- the pdxS gene encoding pyridoxal 5'-phosphate synthase lyase subunit PdxS: protein MDKLKVIMEKGTERLKRGFAKMVKGGVIMDVTNAEQARIAEEAGAVSVMALHKVPADIRKAGGVARMAPVEKIQEIMDAVTIPVMAKVRIGHEAEARILEALGVDMIDESEVLTPADPFFHIYKKKFTVPFVCGARNLGEAVRRIWEGAAMIRTKGEAGTGNIIEAVRHVRLVNENIKLIQRMTDEEIYGVAEKFAEPYLRLAFSVKEISGLPKRVLENEPIYEGFTYREIVEGLYKILLEIKKLGRLPVVNFAAGGVATPADAALMMAMGMDGVFVGSGIFKSSNPPAMARAIVEAVNHWDEPDVLAEISREIGEPMRGQDIAELEVRMEERGV from the coding sequence ATGGACAAGCTGAAGGTGATAATGGAGAAAGGGACTGAGAGGCTGAAGAGGGGCTTTGCAAAGATGGTGAAAGGCGGAGTCATCATGGACGTTACAAATGCCGAGCAGGCAAGGATTGCTGAGGAGGCCGGAGCGGTTTCAGTTATGGCCCTCCACAAGGTTCCTGCAGACATAAGGAAGGCCGGCGGAGTTGCGAGGATGGCTCCCGTGGAGAAGATTCAGGAGATAATGGATGCAGTAACGATCCCCGTTATGGCCAAGGTAAGAATTGGACATGAAGCTGAAGCAAGGATTCTCGAGGCATTGGGAGTTGACATGATTGATGAGAGCGAAGTTCTAACCCCAGCAGACCCGTTCTTCCACATCTACAAGAAGAAGTTCACAGTCCCATTCGTTTGCGGTGCGAGGAACCTTGGTGAGGCAGTTAGGAGGATCTGGGAAGGAGCTGCGATGATAAGAACCAAGGGAGAGGCGGGAACTGGAAACATAATAGAGGCGGTAAGGCACGTAAGGCTGGTGAACGAGAACATAAAGCTCATTCAGAGGATGACGGATGAAGAAATTTACGGAGTCGCCGAAAAGTTTGCCGAGCCCTACCTGAGGCTTGCATTCAGTGTCAAAGAGATAAGTGGCCTTCCAAAGAGGGTTCTAGAGAACGAGCCAATTTACGAAGGCTTCACGTACAGGGAGATAGTAGAGGGACTCTATAAGATCCTACTCGAGATCAAGAAGCTCGGCAGGCTACCAGTCGTTAACTTCGCCGCTGGTGGAGTAGCTACTCCGGCTGACGCAGCCTTGATGATGGCAATGGGAATGGACGGAGTGTTCGTAGGTTCAGGAATCTTCAAGAGCTCAAATCCACCAGCGATGGCGAGGGCAATAGTTGAAGCCGTTAACCACTGGGACGAGCCAGATGTCCTTGCGGAGATAAGCAGGGAGATA
- a CDS encoding sulfide-dependent adenosine diphosphate thiazole synthase, translating to MLRDVIISRAIIESYFKDLLNNLELDVAIVGAGPSGMVAAYYLAKGGAKVAIFEKKLSIGGGIWGGAMGFNKIVVQEEAKEILDEFGIRYEKFEEGYYVADAIEVATTIASKVVKAGVKIFNMIEVEDLVVKNNRVSGIVINWTPIHMTGLHVDPLTVEAKYVIDSTGHGAQITQFLLKRGLIERIPGEGPMWADQGEKLTVENTREVYPGLYVTGMAANAVSGAPRMGPIFGGMFLSGRKAAQEILSKL from the coding sequence ATGCTGAGGGACGTGATAATTAGCAGGGCTATAATCGAGAGCTACTTCAAGGATCTACTCAACAATCTCGAGCTCGACGTTGCCATAGTTGGGGCCGGCCCCTCGGGAATGGTTGCCGCATATTACTTGGCGAAGGGAGGAGCCAAGGTAGCGATCTTCGAGAAGAAGCTCTCAATAGGTGGAGGGATCTGGGGAGGTGCAATGGGCTTCAACAAGATCGTGGTTCAGGAAGAAGCTAAAGAGATTCTCGACGAATTTGGAATAAGGTACGAGAAGTTTGAAGAAGGCTACTACGTGGCTGACGCTATTGAAGTGGCAACAACCATAGCCAGCAAGGTCGTGAAAGCGGGGGTTAAGATATTCAACATGATCGAGGTTGAAGATCTGGTTGTGAAGAACAACAGGGTTTCTGGTATAGTGATTAACTGGACTCCAATTCACATGACGGGACTTCACGTTGATCCTCTGACAGTAGAGGCAAAGTATGTAATAGATTCAACGGGACACGGAGCCCAGATAACTCAGTTCCTCCTCAAGAGGGGGTTGATAGAGAGAATTCCTGGGGAAGGCCCAATGTGGGCAGATCAGGGTGAGAAGCTAACGGTAGAGAATACCAGAGAAGTGTACCCAGGACTGTACGTTACCGGAATGGCAGCCAATGCCGTGAGTGGAGCCCCCAGAATGGGTCCAATCTTCGGTGGAATGTTCTTAAGCGGCAGAAAAGCTGCCCAAGAGATTCTTTCCAAGCTCTGA